ggatgtttgaaaaatacgcatatttaaaaatataacaatatttttatttgtcacagcacaaaatatcactgggttgcaatttaaatagtttatttgatttataaatactgttaattaagaaattgagcataatgataattaaataaataataaaactaagtcttttaaattaattgagcactgatagcaagtaaatgtttaataaataatgcacCTGTTGCTTTCTCGATGATATAACCTCGTCAGGAACAGGTTGTAGAACGCTGGATTTCTTGAagttgttttatatttattttttgagctctgagctcgcaattataaaaataattatattttttgatagagTTATGAACCCTTAACGTAGTttattgattacttttaatgatttactcgagatgagcgcaattttaatagattatacaaaacacgtggtgacacttgaaattgtataaacgaacagataatggcgtcggtcttcttGCCACGAGGCAGGAAAAATCCATGCGCATGCGTCGCACAGCGCAAGTCAAGTTCTCATAGATGgacactaggccccagtaggtgctgcctctatttgccggaagttcaactacattcaaatttgaatgtagttgtgattcCGCCCGCCATCAGCAACAGAGTTGATGATTGAAGAGTTCTTGAGTACTTGATCTTTTGATGAGCATGTCATTGAACCAGTGAAGTTATTCTTCGTCATCTTCTTGTGGTTCTGGTTCAATTGGTAGGAGTGCAAGCTTCGTGATTGGACGAGTGAGTGTTGAGTTCACTGTTTTGAGCGTAGCAACTCTGGTCAATCCATCTTTGCCAGGGTGGAGTGCGATAATACGAGCGAGAGGCCACCTGGTTGGTGGAAACCTTTCGTCGGTGAGTAATACAAGTGACCCAACTTGAATTTGATGAGTTGGACGTTGCCACTTGGTGATTGCCAGTTGTCTTTGAAGATAACTTGTCGACCAATGATTCCAGAACTGTTGAACACGTTGTTGTAAAAATTGCCATCTAGACAATCGAGAACTATTTGTATCGATGAGTGCTGGTTCAGGAATCATGTTGAGTGCACGTCCAATTAAGAAGTGACCAGGAGTGAGTGCATCCATGTCATCTGGATCTTCCGTGAGTGGCTCCAATGGTCTTGAATTCAATATAGCTTCAATTTGCGTAAGAAGAGTCGTAAATTCTTCAAACGTAAATGAAGACTCTCCCACTGATCGAGTAAGGTGATGTTTGAGTGATTTGACAGCAGCTTCCCACTTTCCACCCATGTGTGGAGCTGCTGGTGGATTGAAATGCCAGGCAATACTGTTCACAGTGATGTGATCCAGTATTTCTCTTGACTCTTGAGTTCCTTGAGTGAACAGACGGTTGAGATCAGTTTCAGCGCCTTTGAACGTCGTTCCACAATCGCTGTAGAGTGCTGTGCAGATGCCTCGTCGGCTGATAAATCTGCGGAGTGCTGCGATGAAACCACTAGAGCTGTAGTCGCTGACTACCTCTAGATGTACTGCGGACGTAGAAAGGCAGACAAAAACACAAATCCAGCCTTTGTATGTTTTTGCTCCTCTGCGTCTCCAATTTTTGAGTGTTATTGGGCCAGCATAGTTCACTCCAGTGTGAGTGAATGCAGATGATGGAGTAACTCGTGATACTGGTAGCTGACCCATGAGTTGTTGAGCTCTATCAGCACGATGTCGTGCGCATCTTATACATTTGAGTATAATTGAGCGTACTGGTTGTCTACCGCCAATGATCCAGTACTTTTGTCGTATGAATGCCAGAGTAAGTTGAGTACCACCATGCATGGTACGCTGATGAGCATCAGAGATGATGAGTTTTGTGAGTGCCGCATTCCGTGGTAGAATAGCAGGATGCTTGCTTTGGTCTTGATTTGGAGAATTTTCCAACCGTCCACCTACTCGAATGATGCCGTCGGTGTCAATGAATGCAACCAATCGAGCAAATGGATGACCATTAGGCCATGGTGCGTGTTTGGAGTGCATGTTGATCTCGTTTGAAAAATGAATGCGTTGAGTTTCTTTGATACAGAAGTTGAGTGCAGACATTACTTCGTCAGAAGTAATTGGAGTCTTGAGTGATGAGTTTGGTGATTTCTTGATCATGTCACGAAGTCTAAAGCAGATTGCAGTAGCTCGTAACATGCGTAGGAGTGGTATTGGCCGTTCCATGATAGGCCAATTTGATTTCAGCGATGAATTCGATGAGAACAGGGCCAGTCCAGGCCGTTCTTCTGCTTGAGCTCCTGTATCATCGATTGATGGACATTTAGGCCAGGACGATGAACTCTTGAGCAACCATGGTGGGCCAGTCCACCATAGTTGATGATCACGGAGTTGAGTAGGTGTCAACCCTCGTGTTGCGCAGTCTGCTGGATTTTGTGTGCCCGGAATGAAATTCCAGTGGCCATCTGGAAGTAGATCTTGAATATGTGACACCCTATTCCGAACAAACTCCTTCCAGCGAGACGGATGAGATTTAATCCACGTGAGTGTAATTGTTGAGTCCGTCCACAAGTATATTGGCGATTGAGTGAGATTTAGAGTGCTCTGGCAGTGTTTTGTGAGTTTTGCCAACATGTGAGCTGCGGTGAGTTCTAACCTTGGTATCGTTAGTCGTTTTAACGGAGCTACCTTGGTTTTGGAGCAAAGCAGCGTAACTCTGACTCCATGAGCAGGTGTGTGGACTTTGATGAACACGGCAGCTGCCATTGCCAATTGAGAGGCGTCCGAGAATCCATGGATTTCGGTGGTTGAGCACGTGGATGAGTGGATCCATCTTGGA
The Microplitis mediator isolate UGA2020A chromosome 6, iyMicMedi2.1, whole genome shotgun sequence genome window above contains:
- the LOC130670478 gene encoding uncharacterized protein LOC130670478 — translated: MGKQSSKLQQLNHVEAIKNHKFEDPDSSTKILGMYWSSHSDQFYFTYSPPCSTQNFTKWIILSEIAQIFDLLGFSAPLIIRAKVFMQELWLEKLSWDTPSAANQRNKWRNFENELKFISEIKIPRWIHSSTCSTTEIHGFSDASQLAMAAAVFIKVHTPAHGVRVTLLCSKTKVAPLKRLTIPRLELTAAHMLAKLTKHCQSTLNLTQSPIYLWTDSTITLTWIKSHPSRWKEFVRNRVSHIQDLLPDGHWNFIPGTQNPADCATRGLTPTQLRDHQLWWTGPPWLLKSSSSWPKCPSIDDTGAQAEERPGLALFSSNSSLKSNWPIMERPIPLLRMLRATAICFRLRDMIKKSPNSSLKTPITSDEVMSALNFCIKETQRIHFSNEINMHSKHAPWPNGHPFARLVAFIDTDGIIRVGGRLENSPNQDQSKHPAILPRNAALTKLIISDAHQRTMHGGTQLTLAFIRQKYWIIGGRQPVRSIILKCIRCARHRADRAQQLMGQLPVSRVTPSSAFTHTGVNYAGPITLKNWRRRGAKTYKGWICVFVCLSTSAVHLEVVSDYSSSGFIAALRRFISRRGICTALYSDCGTTFKGAETDLNRLFTQGTQESREILDHITVNSIAWHFNPPAAPHMGGKWEAAVKSLKHHLTRSVGESSFTFEEFTTLLTQIEAILNSRPLEPLTEDPDDMDALTPGHFLIGRALNMIPEPALIDTNSSRLSRWQFLQQRVQQFWNHWSTSYLQRQLAITKWQRPTHQIQVGSLVLLTDERFPPTRWPLARIIALHPGKDGLTRVATLKTVNSTLTRPITKLALLPIEPEPQEDDEE